One window from the genome of Calditrichota bacterium encodes:
- a CDS encoding PorV/PorQ family protein codes for MKKSIASFIIFFMMFASVSRAQLGSDVSKVGDTAAPFLTIGVGSRASGMGAAFVGTADDASALYWNPAGIARLSQPEGMFSHTNWLAGIGYDFVGFALPIGRLGAVGVSILSLNMEDMLVRTEERPLGTGEYFSSNDIALALSYGVNLTDRFSIGFTGKYIRQQIWKETAQGFALDLGTLFTTGFHGMRIGACLSNFGTDMRMSGEDLVHYYDLDPQHLGNNDEIFSELKTDSWPLPLTFQVGVAMEIWDTDLNRITVGIDAVQPTDNTESMNFGLEYALRELFFLRGGYRNLFLRDGEEGFTFGVGADLNRLYHIPLKFDYGFLEFGRLQNVHLITVGITL; via the coding sequence ATGAAAAAGTCAATTGCCAGTTTTATCATTTTTTTCATGATGTTCGCTTCGGTCTCACGAGCGCAATTAGGGAGCGACGTCTCAAAAGTTGGCGACACTGCGGCGCCATTTTTAACCATCGGAGTCGGATCCAGAGCCAGCGGTATGGGCGCAGCTTTTGTCGGCACGGCCGATGATGCTTCGGCGCTCTATTGGAACCCGGCAGGCATTGCCAGACTTTCACAACCAGAAGGGATGTTTTCGCACACAAATTGGCTCGCAGGCATCGGCTATGATTTTGTTGGCTTTGCGCTTCCCATCGGACGCTTGGGCGCAGTCGGCGTAAGTATTTTGTCGCTGAATATGGAAGACATGCTCGTGCGCACTGAGGAAAGGCCGTTGGGGACAGGAGAATATTTTAGTTCCAACGACATCGCCCTCGCCCTGAGCTATGGCGTCAATTTGACTGACAGATTTTCCATCGGGTTCACCGGAAAATATATTCGACAACAAATCTGGAAAGAGACGGCCCAGGGCTTCGCGCTTGATTTGGGGACTTTGTTCACTACCGGATTTCACGGCATGAGAATCGGCGCCTGCCTTTCCAATTTTGGGACAGATATGCGCATGAGCGGGGAGGATTTAGTCCATTATTACGACCTCGACCCGCAACATCTCGGCAATAACGATGAAATTTTTTCGGAACTAAAAACTGACTCCTGGCCTTTGCCGCTTACTTTTCAGGTTGGCGTGGCGATGGAAATTTGGGACACGGACTTGAATCGCATCACTGTCGGCATAGATGCGGTGCAGCCAACGGACAACACCGAAAGCATGAACTTCGGACTCGAGTATGCGTTGCGCGAGCTGTTTTTCCTGCGCGGCGGTTATCGAAATCTTTTCCTGCGCGACGGAGAAGAAGGTTTCACATTTGGCGTGGGCGCTGATCTGAACCGTCTGTATCATATCCCACTGAAATTTGATTACGGATTTCTTGAATTCGGTCGGCTGCAGAATGTGCATCTTATTACTGTGGGAATTACGCTGTGA